CGCCCTTTTGAAATGTCACTTCGGAGAAATCTGTATCAATCATGTTCCCATTTGCACTGTTTCGTCCGGCGAAACACGTGCCCTGGAAATACACGGTCTCGTCGAATGCGCAATCATGAAAGCTCACTCCCGAAAAATGCGACCGGGCACAATCGACGTATTGCTCAAACCGACATCCCTCGAACTCAACATGTTGCTGAAAATGAAGGTCATGCAAGAGAAGCCGCTTCCTAAAGACACACTTCTTGAAGATCATCAGAGGAACAATCGCCTCATGACGTGGGCTACTACTGGACGACCCTGATCGCCTTCGATCAATCACTTCGACACTATCGAACACACAGTCGGTGACATTCACGACCTTGACCGACCGCGCGCCGCCGGCAACGGCGTCGTGCAAGTTCAGGTCTCCGACCACCCGCACACACTCCATGCGACCATTATGGATCTTCAAATCCTGCAAAAATAACCGAGCGGGAATTCCTTTCATCGCCCTCACCAAAAGACAAATGCGGGGTTACGATCACAGGACAGCTTCCGGATGTCTATCTTCATCGGCGGCTCGACGAAACCTGCTTTCTGCAGTATTACAGAATCTCCCTCAACATCTCTACCTGTCGTTCGGTCAGCGGCGCGTCGGCGCGGGGATTCCGCACCAGCATCCGCACGCGGGGAACCGCTCGCTGATGTCTCGCCCGCTCGACCACCTCGACGTTGGCCAACCTGGTGCCGGCCTTGGACGGCAGCGGCTCGACGTCCCACAACACGATCAACACGGCGCTGAGATGCGGCAGTTTCGTCAATAACACCGTGACGGCGCCGGACAAGGCCTTGACGTCCAGCCACGTTTCTTCCCGTCGGCCGTCCAACCTCCCCGTCAAATCCGCATGAGGAATGGAAATTTGCAAAACTACCGGATCGCAATAATCGGCAAGCTGCTTCGCCTTCTGTTGAACACGCGCGAGGATGCGGTGCGTCAGGATCGTTCCGCGACCTTCTTCCCTCTGTTCATCGGTCTCGGCCATCCCGCGCAATGGGATACGCCGCCGCACCCCCGAGCCCACCATAGCCGTCACCTCGACAAAGAACCGCTCGTGACCCAGATGACACTCCAAATCGGCAGTGCGCGCCCTTGATTCAGGGAGAAAACAGAGATGGACTCCCGCGCGAACCAGTTGGGTCGCCAGTTCCAATTCGGCCAACGCCGACTCTTGCACCCCCGGATCATCTTGAGCCAGTCGGTGCAACAGTCGGCCAAGACGAAGGCCGCTCGGTTCGTCTGCGCAATGGCGACGAAGCGCGACCCACCGATCCTCGATGGCCCGTGAAAGCCGTTCGCATCGGGCTTGTGCCCGCGGCATTTTCCGGAGACCATTGCCTTCCCATGAACGGGCGACGACTTTGACCGTTCCCCTCGACCGCCAACGCGCCATGGCAAACTCCGTCAGATTGATTCCGCCTCATTCTCGTCATCCAAAGATCGGGCCAGGAGGTCAGGACGCTGTCGAGCAATGTGATCATACAGGTCGTCCAACCATCGTCCGGCGCAACCCAGGACTTCCCTCACCAACGGCTCCGGCCGGCCGGTGCGTTTGATGGTCCATTGGGAGACGTATTCGAGCAATGTCTCGCGATCGAATCGGCGCGTGGCTTGGGTCGCCAGCGCCGACAATTCGCCGAACCCGGTCTTCAGGATCTCGGCCACGGTCTCGCGGCCGTACGACGTGCTGGCCGTCACGTACTGTACGGCCCGATTGATTTCATGATCGGTCATGCCGCCCTCCCATAATCACCCTGCCGCGGCCCGTCCGTCGTCGTCAATCCGCCCTCCCCTACATCGGGCCTTCTCTGATATTTCCCTCTTTTTCTCGATCAAACCGATGGTATGATCAAGGGTCACCAAACCACTCAAGGAGTATCCCATGGCCGGACGCACCACTGCACGACGCGCTGTGAAATCCCCTGCCCGTTCGACGTTTTCCGATCGATGGAACCTCAATGACCTGATTGACGACCCCCTCGGCAAATTCGATTCGTTGTTGGCTGATCTGGAATCGAAAGCGGCCCATATCGAGGCCGCTCGTCCCACACTGACTCCCTCCATGGCAAGCAACGAGTTGTTGGCCTTGCTTCGCTTGAGCGAGGAGATCGCCCGGGGCTCAGCCCGACTCGGCGCCTACGCCTATCTGTGGTTTTCCGAAAACACGAAGAACGCGGAGGCGCGATCGTTCAAGACGCGGGTCGAGGAACGGCTCACCGGCTTGAACAATCGATTGCTCTTCTTCGATCTCTGGTGGCAAAGCGTCGACGACGCCAACGCGGCCAGGTTGCTGGCGGACATGGGCGACCTGCGCTATCACATGGAGACGATCCGCCGTTTCAAACCGCACACCTTGTCCGAGCCGGAAGAAAAAATCATCAACATCAAAAACGTGACCGGTCGGAGCGCGGTGCACACCCTCTACGATCTCGTCACCAACGGGTTGACATTCACCGTCCGAGAGGGCGGGAAGACGAAAACCGTGAATCGAGAAGGGTTGATGGCCTACGTCCGCAGCCTCAAGGCCTCCGTGCGCCAAGCGGCGTATCAGGAACTGTATCGGGTCTTTACCGCTCACCGCGACCTGCTGGGGGAAATGTACCGAACGTTGGTGAATGATTGGAAGGCCGAAAACATCGGGCTCCGCCGGTTTGCCTCGCCCATCGCCACCCGTAATTTGAGCAACGATGTTCCCGACCAGGCCGTTGAGACCTTGTTGGCTTCTTGCGCCAAGAACGCGGAGATTTTCCAAACTTATTTCTCGTTGAAGGCCAAGATCTGCAAGATCAAGCCGATGAGTCGTTACCACCTCTACGCCCCACACAGGACAGAATCAAAAAAATATTCCTATGCCGACGCGGCGTCGATGGTCGTCGAGGCCTATCGCGGTTTTTCTCCCCGGCTCGCCGAGCTGGCCGAGCAGGTCTTCCGCGAACGACACATCGACGGACCGACCCGCCCGGGCAAGATGGGAGGCGCCTACTGTTACAGCGTGGTTCCAGGGCTGACTCCCTACGTCATGCTCAACTACACGGGAGAGGCCCGGGACGTGGCGACGATGGCGCACGAGCTCGGCCACGCCGTCCATGGAATGATGGCGAAAGACCATTCCATCTTTACCTTTCACGCCACGCTTCCCTTGGCGGAAACGGCGTCGGTCTTCGGCGAACGGATTCTCTCCGACGCCTTAATGTCCAACGAGCGGAGCAAAGCCGTTCGGCAAGGACTCCTCCTCAGCCAACTGGACGATATCTATGCCACCGTGCTCCGCCAAACCTACTTCGTCCGGTTCGAGAAACTGGCTCACGGGATGGTCGCCGAGGGCGCCACGGTCGAGCAATTGGCCCAAGCCTACCTTGACGAGCTCAAGCAACAATTCGGAAAGGCCGTGAAGGTGCCCGATGAATTTCGCTGGGAATGGCTCACGATTCCGCATCTCTACGCCAGCCCCTTTTATTGCTACGCCTACAGCTTCGGCAACCTGCTGGTGCTGGCCCTCTATCGCATGTACAAAGAACAGGGGGCCTCGTTCGTTCCCAAGTATCTGGACCTCTTGATGATGGGAGGCTCGAAATCCCCTCAAGAGATCCTGGCCACCGTCGGCGTTGATATGGCTTCTGAAGCGTTCTGGCAATCCGGTTTCGACGCGATCCGCGACATGGTGGGTCAATTAGAAGAGACGCTGTAAATCAAGAGTGGGGCACAGGCGAGGACGGTCGTCTCCGACGTCGCCGATCCGTGAACCGGCCGAAGGCCCTGATTTCCTCTTCGGTCAGGGCCCGCCATCGACCGGGCATGAGGTCTCCAAGTCGAACCGGCCCGATGGCGACACGCATCAGCCGCAACGTCGGATGTCCCACCGCCGCCGTCATGCGACGAACCTGGCGGTTCATGCCCTCGTGGATCGTGATCTCCAGCCAAGCGGTCGGCACGGTTTTTCGAAACCTGATGGGCACAGGTCGCGCCGCTATTTCAGGCTCTTGAGTCAGCAACCTGACTTTTGCCGGTCTGGTTTGCCGCCCGCTGAGGACGACCCCCTCTTCCAGCCTTGCAATGGCCTCCTCATCGGGCATCCGTTCGACCTGCGCCAAATACACCTTCGGCAACGTATGTCTCGGATCGGTAATTCGATGCGCCATCGCCCCGTCGGACGTGAGGATCAGCAATCCTTCACTATCGCGATCAAGCCTCCCCGCCGCATAGACGCCGGGCAACGAAATGAAATCCGCCAAGGTCGGCCTACCGTCGCGATCGGTAAAGCACGACAACACGCCGTAGGGCTTATTGAAGGCGATGGCGTATTCTTGCATCCTCGTCATTTCCGTCTTTCACAACGCTCGTCTTCGCCCCAACAACCGGTAACGAGTTACAAGAGCAACAACGATCGACAATGAGCTAACAATTGCCCTTTTCCGCCTCCATTATTCTCCCGCATAGCTTGTCTCTCGATCCACGTTGACAGGAGCGAGATTCTTGTGGCATACTGAGAATGCTTCTCATAATCGCAAAAGGAGAACGTCATGTATCTGTGCCTGTGCAAGGGAATTACCGAGTCGGACGTTCGGGAAGCCGGGCGGGCCGGTCTCATCACGCCGAGCCAGCTCAAGGCAAAGTTCGGCCTGAAAGACAGCGGCTGTTGCGGCCGTTGCGCCAAGCATATCCACGAATTCGTCGAGCTCGCCGTTCGGGAAGCCCCCGCCACGTGCCATTCGCCCGTGGATTGCCTCTAAATCACGTTACCTCTCCCGACCGCCGTATTTCAGGCCAGGCGGCATGCTTACGGATTGCCTGACCATCTCTCTTCCCGGCCGTCTTGCACAGTGTTTATCATTTTCCCGATCAAGATCGCCCGTCACAGAACGGTTGCATATCGAGAACCGGCAACAGAGGAGACATCCTCCGATTCGTTTTGTCACTGAAAAGAGGCGGGAGTTAATGAGGGAGTTAATGAGAATGAGAAGGAGCGCCGGCAAGACGTTTGGCGACGTCCGCAACCCGTTGCCCCAGCGCCTTGGCGTCGGCGAGTTCTTTTTTGTCGATGCCGGGACTGTCGCCTTCCGTCGTGGCAGAAGCGCCAAACGCTCCTCCACCGCTGACCACGATCATTTGATTGCCCAGCATGGCGGCAAGGATCGTGAGCATCGTAATTTCTTTGCCTCCGGAGACCTGTCCCCCCGTGGCAAAGGCGGCTCCGACTTTGTTCCTCATTTTAAACTCGGGGAAGACGCCGAACTTGAATTGCCAATCGTCGAAAAACGTTTTGACCTCTCCCGCCATATTGGACCAATAGACCGGGGAGCCGACGATCACGGCGTCCGACGACAACAGATCCTCCGCCGTCACCTGTCCCACACGTTTGAGCACGACCATGGTCCCCGCTATCGACTTGGCCCCCTCCGCTACCGCTTCCGCCATTCGTTCCGTATTGCCGGATAGAGAATGATAGGCCACCAGCACTTTCACCGGCGGCGGAGCTTCGGCAGCCCATGACCGGTGCTCCAACACGCAGATCATTGTAAAGATCAAAACGATTGCCGAGGGGATTCGTCTGAGATTCATGACGGACGCCATACACTGAACGGGCGTGACCATCACCCGAGGGCTAGTACCGAAAGGTCTCTTCTTCCATATGCTCTTCGACGGAGACCTCCGTCAACGAGCCCCTGTAGCTACAACGGTGACACCGGATCCGCCACTCCTCGATCCATTTCTCCTGCACGTACGACTGACGACAGGTAGGGCAGACAAATACCCCTTTCTTATACAGCACGCGACGTTTTTCCTGCATGGCTCCCTCGTTCACACCTTCATTGAAGCAAGGTCTTTTCGCGAGAAAGCATGGCACAGCCCTTCTGGCAATTGCAAGGATGGCGCGCCACGCAACGGCACCCTCCCTTTCTCTTCTCAAAGGAGGATTGCTTGACTCGGTACGGCCCGGCCGCATAGGATGGCCACATGCAGCCTATCGGCGTCCTGATCGGTCTCACCATCGCCCTGCTGACCGGCTTTATTTTAGGGGGCTTCCCTGCGTCCGCCGCCGATGGCCGGCTGATTCCCATCAAAACGCCGGCCGGCGCCGTCGTACAGGCCGAGATCGCCGACACCCCGCTCAAACGCGCCATGGGCCTTATGTATCGTGACCATTTGGACAAGGACCGAGGGATGGTATTTCTTTTCGGCCAACCCCAAGCTTGGGGGTTTTGGATGAAAAACACCAAAATCCCGCTCGACATGATCTGGATGGACGCCAAAAAGCGAGTCGTTCACGTTGAGCGACATGTCCCCATTTGCACGAAGACCGATGATTCCTGCCCGCTCTACAAACCAAACAGCGAAGACGCGATGTACGTGTTGGAGCTCGCCGCCGGCGCAGCCGAGGAATACAAGATCGAGAAGGGCTCCATCCTGGAGTTTAAAGTTCCGTAGTCGGGAAGGCGCCGCTCCCAGCATAATCAAGGCACGACGGAAGGGACCGGAAGACACCGTTCTTTCCCCGTCTGTCACCATCGCCGCCGCGACGGCATGCCGTCAAGACTTCTCCTGCCACGATCTCACGCGTCGCGCCGTAATCACGCCGTCCACCCGTTCGATGGCCCTTAAGACGCGGCTCAGATGAGCGGTGTCGGTAACCTCCACCACGAAATTCAACTCCGCCTTGCGGTCTTCGCGCGTGATGATTTCGGCTCGACTGATGTTGGCCTGACCTTCCGCAATGGCCGAGGAGACATTGGCCAACACACCGGGCTTGTCCTCGGTAATCACGGCTACCTTTACGGGATGCTGAGCAGGTTCCGTGACATCCCATTCGACCTCCACCAACCGCTCTCGATCATAGTCCAGCGCGCCCAGATTCGGGCAATCGACGGCATGGATCGTGAGACCGCGTCCTCTGGTGACGTAGCCGAGAATTTTATCGCCGGGAACGGGGTTGCAGCAGCGG
This sequence is a window from Candidatus Nitrospira inopinata. Protein-coding genes within it:
- a CDS encoding flavodoxin family protein, with protein sequence MNLRRIPSAIVLIFTMICVLEHRSWAAEAPPPVKVLVAYHSLSGNTERMAEAVAEGAKSIAGTMVVLKRVGQVTAEDLLSSDAVIVGSPVYWSNMAGEVKTFFDDWQFKFGVFPEFKMRNKVGAAFATGGQVSGGKEITMLTILAAMLGNQMIVVSGGGAFGASATTEGDSPGIDKKELADAKALGQRVADVAKRLAGAPSHSH
- a CDS encoding pseudouridine synthase, which encodes MQEYAIAFNKPYGVLSCFTDRDGRPTLADFISLPGVYAAGRLDRDSEGLLILTSDGAMAHRITDPRHTLPKVYLAQVERMPDEEAIARLEEGVVLSGRQTRPAKVRLLTQEPEIAARPVPIRFRKTVPTAWLEITIHEGMNRQVRRMTAAVGHPTLRLMRVAIGPVRLGDLMPGRWRALTEEEIRAFGRFTDRRRRRRPSSPVPHS
- a CDS encoding (2Fe-2S)-binding protein, which gives rise to MYLCLCKGITESDVREAGRAGLITPSQLKAKFGLKDSGCCGRCAKHIHEFVELAVREAPATCHSPVDCL
- a CDS encoding M3 family oligoendopeptidase, with amino-acid sequence MAGRTTARRAVKSPARSTFSDRWNLNDLIDDPLGKFDSLLADLESKAAHIEAARPTLTPSMASNELLALLRLSEEIARGSARLGAYAYLWFSENTKNAEARSFKTRVEERLTGLNNRLLFFDLWWQSVDDANAARLLADMGDLRYHMETIRRFKPHTLSEPEEKIINIKNVTGRSAVHTLYDLVTNGLTFTVREGGKTKTVNREGLMAYVRSLKASVRQAAYQELYRVFTAHRDLLGEMYRTLVNDWKAENIGLRRFASPIATRNLSNDVPDQAVETLLASCAKNAEIFQTYFSLKAKICKIKPMSRYHLYAPHRTESKKYSYADAASMVVEAYRGFSPRLAELAEQVFRERHIDGPTRPGKMGGAYCYSVVPGLTPYVMLNYTGEARDVATMAHELGHAVHGMMAKDHSIFTFHATLPLAETASVFGERILSDALMSNERSKAVRQGLLLSQLDDIYATVLRQTYFVRFEKLAHGMVAEGATVEQLAQAYLDELKQQFGKAVKVPDEFRWEWLTIPHLYASPFYCYAYSFGNLLVLALYRMYKEQGASFVPKYLDLLMMGGSKSPQEILATVGVDMASEAFWQSGFDAIRDMVGQLEETL
- a CDS encoding DUF192 domain-containing protein; translation: MQPIGVLIGLTIALLTGFILGGFPASAADGRLIPIKTPAGAVVQAEIADTPLKRAMGLMYRDHLDKDRGMVFLFGQPQAWGFWMKNTKIPLDMIWMDAKKRVVHVERHVPICTKTDDSCPLYKPNSEDAMYVLELAAGAAEEYKIEKGSILEFKVP